The sequence GACACCACGTGTCGGCCGGCGACACGACCGGGAGCACGCCGAACATCTCGGTCCGGACTCGGGCGTCCTTCGTCACCCAGCCGGTCGTCCCCGCATGGCGGAGCGGCGCCCTCGAACCGATCGATATCACGTGCAGCGATTCGACCGGGTGGTAGCCGGGCCGCAGCGGAATGCCCCAGATGCGCGCAGCGGTGCGGTGGCTGAACCAGTGATGCGGGGCGAGAACGGGGATCAGCCGTTCGCAACGGGCCATTACGTCGTCGTCGCGTGCGTCCGACAATGCGATGTGAACGCCGCGGTGAGGGCTCGTCACGTCGCGTCCTCGCAGCCGTCCCCGGCCGACGCCGGCGGCGCGCGCCTGTGCGGTGGTGAAGGCGGAGCCGGCGAACTCGGGCGGCAGTGGGGCATGCGGCATCCACCGATCCTCACCGATTCGACGCGAGGGCTCCGAGAGTCATCCACAGGCTCGTCGAGAACACACACCCGCACCGACGGTCGGACGATTCCGGTGCATTCGCGTGTTCTCGGTGATGCGGGGCGAGAGATGACCAGACAGACATGGCCAGACAGAGAAGAGTCCCGGATGCCTCGTGGCGAGGCATCCGGGATCTCCGACGTGTCAGGTGGACCGCGTCAGCGCTTCTCGAGTTCTTCCGCCACCAGGAACGCCAGTTCGAGCGACTGCATGTGGTTCAGGCGCGGGTCGCACAGCGACTCGTAGCGCGTCGCGAGGGTGGCCTCGTCGATCTGCTCGGACCCGCCGAGGCACTCGGTGACGTCGTCGCCCGTGAGCTCGACGTGGATGCCGCCCGGGAACGTGCCCACGGCCCGGTGCGCCTCGAAGAAGCCGCGCACCTCGTCGACGACGTCGTCGAAGCGACGCGTCTTGTAGCCGGTCGGCGTCGTGATGCCGTTGCCGTGCATGGGGTCGGTGACCCACAGCGGGGTGGCGCCCGAGTCGCGCACGGCCTCGAGCAGCGGCGGCAGCGCGTCGCGGATCTTGCCGGCGCCCATGCGCGTGATGAACGTGAGGCGGCCGGGCTCGCGGTTCGGGTCGAGCTTGTCGATGAGCGCGAGCGCCGTCTCGGGCGATGTCGTCGGCCCGAGCTTGACCCCGATGGGGTTGCGGATCTTCGAGAAGTAGTCGACGTGCGCGCCGTCCAGCTCACGCGTGCGCTCGCCGACCCACAGGAAGTGCGCCGACGTGTTGTACGGCGTGTTCGTCCGGGAGTCGATGCGCGTCATGGGCCGCTCGTAATCCATGAGCAGGCCCTCGTGACCGGTGTAGAACTCGACGCGCTTGAGCTCATCGAAGTCGGCGCCGGCGGCCTCCATGAAGCGGATCGCGCGGTCGATCTCGGACGCCATGCGCTCGTACGCCTGGTTCGCCGGGTTCTGCGCGAAGCCCTTGTTCCACGAGTGGACTTCGCGGAGGTCGGCGAAGCCGCCCTGGGTGAACGCGCGGATCAGATTGATGGTCGACGCGGCGGTGTGGTACCCCTTCAGCAGCCGCTGCGGGTCCGCCTGACGCGATCCCTCGGTGAAGTCGTAGCCGTTGACGATGTCGCCGCGGTACGCGGGCAGCGTGACATCGCCGCGGGTCTCGGTGTCGCTCGAGCGGGGCTTGGCGAACTGGCCCGCCATGCGTCCCATCTTCACGACGGGCATCGAGGCGCCGTAGGTGAGCACGACGGCCATCTGCAGGACGGTCTTGATGCGGTTGCGGATCTGCTCGGCGGTCGCGCCCGCGAAGGTCTCGGCGCAGTCGCCGCCCTGCAGCAGGAACGCGTTGCCGGAAGCCGCGCGCGCAAGCCGGTCGCGAAGGTTGTCGACCTCGCCGGCGAAGACCAGCGGGGGCAGCGTCGCGAGCTCTTCCGACACCGCCGCCACCGCGTCGACGTCGGGCCACTGCGGCTGCTGCTTGATGGGCAGGTTCCGCCAGTGGTCGAGAGCGTCGAGCTGTTGAAGCATCCCTCGATTCTAGCCGGGGGTGGATGGCACCCGGCGCCGCATGACAGGCGTCCCGCGGTCAGCGCGACTTCACGGTCAGCCTGTCCTTGACGGTCGAGGCGTAGACGTCCTCGTACTCCTGCTCCCCCAGTCGCTGCAGCGCGACCATGATCTCGTCGGTGACCGAGCGGAGGATGTAGCGGTCGCCCTCCATGCCTTCGAAGCGCGAGAAGTCCAGCGGCTCCCCGATGACGACGCCGACGCGCGCGATGCGCGGCACGCGGGTGCCGATCGGCATCATGGTGTCGGTGTCGACCATCACCACCGGCACGACGGGCACATGGGCCTCCAGCGCCATGCGGGCGATGCCGGTCCGTCCGCGGTACAGCTTCCCGTCGGGGCTGCGGGTTCCCTCGGGATAGATGCCGAGCAGGTCGCCGCGGCCGAGCACCTGCAGACCGGTGTTGAGGGATGCCTCGGACGCCTTGCCGCCGGAGCGGTCGATGGGGATCTGCCCCGTGGCCTTGAAGAACATGCGCGTCGCCCAGCCCTTGAGGCCCTTGCCGGTGAAGTAGTCGCTCTTGGCGAGGAACGCCACGGGACGGTCGATCATGAGGGGCAGGAAGATCGAGTCGACGAACGACAGGTGGTTGCTCGCGAGGATCGCGGCGCCCTCGGCCGGGACGTTGCGGCGGCCGACGATCCACGGGCGCCAGATCGCCTTCACGATCGGTCCGATCACCACGTACTTCATCAGCCAGTAGAACATCGCGCTATCCCTCCGCAGCGGCGAGGTCGGCGGCGCCGATGAGGCCCGCGTCGTTGACGAGCTGCGCGATCGCGAATCCTGCGACCGGCCGGTCGCCGTACCCGGGCAGCGACGTCTCGTAGGCCAGGCGCACCGGCGCGAGCAGGTCCTCGCCCAGCTGGGCGACCCCGCCGCCGATCACGAACAGCTCGGGGTCGAGCACGGCCTGGAATCCGCCGCAGGCCTCGCCGAGCGCGGTGGCGACGCGGCGGAGCGCCTCGGTCGCCCCCGGATCGCCTGCCAGCACGAGTCGCGACACGGCGGGGCCGGAGATGGTCCCGTTCTCGGCGCGCAGCTGCGCGAGAGCCACGCCGATGCCGCCCGCGTCGGCGATCTCGTTCGCCTCCCGCTGCAGGGCCCGGCCGGAGGCGTACTGCTCGAGGCATCCGCTCTGCCCGCAACCGCACAGCAGCCCGCCGCGGACGAAGCGCATGTGGCCGAGCTCGGCGGCGATGCCGTGCCCGCCGCGGAACAGCTCGCCGTCGAGGACGATCGCGCCGCCGACGCCGGTGCCCATCGTGAGCATCACCATGTGGCCGACGCCGCGCCCTGCGCCGAACCGGTACTCGGCCCAGCCCGCGGCGTTCGCGTCGTTCTCGATCGCGACCGGCAGTCCGATGCCCGCCTCCAGTCGCGCTTTGAGCGGCTCGTTGTGCCACGCGATGTTGGGGGCGTGGATGACGGTCGCACGGTCCCGGTCGATGAAACCGGCCGCGGCGACCCCGACGGCGGCGACATCGTGGGTGGCGCGGAAGTGGCGTGCCATGTCGATCACCGCGGCGGCGAGAGCGCCGGTGTCGGCAGGCGTGTCGACGCGGACCTTCTCGACGATGCGCCCGTCGGAGTCGACCACGCCTCCCGCGATCTTCGTCCCGCCGATGTCGATGCCGACCTTGAGCACTGCACTCCCTCCCGCAGCCGCGCGCGCGACAGCGCCTTGAAGTCTATCCAGGCACCGCTCATCCACATGGGCGGTGGTCGTCGCATGACAGCGGATTAGACTCGAGTGAGATCCACCCGAGATTGAAAGTCAACCCGGTGCCGAAGGAGCTGCCGTGATCCAATTCGAAGTCCCCGCGATCGTCCCCGCCGATCCGCAGGCGAACATCACCGATCTCCTCGTCGAGCGCGTCAAGCAGACGCCCGACCTCGCGCTGTTCTCGGTCCCCGACGGGGAGGGCTGGCGCGACATCACCGCCGCCGAGTTCCAGAAGCAGGTGGTCGCACTCGCGAAAGGCTTCGCAGCCGCCGGCATCGAGCCCGGCGACAAGGTGGGCTTCATCGCCCGCACGACGTACGACTGGACTCTGGTCGACTTCGCGCTGTTCTATGCCGGCGCGGTCATGGTCCCGATCTACGAGACCAGCTCGCCCGCGCAGATCTCGTGGAACCTCTCGGACTCGGGCGCCATCGCCGTCATCACCGAGTCCCCCGACCACACGGCGCGCGTCGCCGAGGTCCGGGGCGAACTGCCGCTGATCCGTTCGGCCTGGGAGATGCACTCCGGCGACCTCGACAAGCTCGTCGCCGAGGGCGCCTCGGTGTCGGACGACGAGATCGAGCGCCGCCGCAACATCGCCGTCGGCGCCGACATCGCGACACTCATCTACACGTCGGGATCCACCGGCCGCCCGAAGGGCTGCGTCCTCACGCACAGCAACTTCGTCGAGCTGTCGCGCAACTCGGCCAAGGCGCTGCACGAGGTCGTCGAGACTCCCGGCGCCTCGACGCTGCTGTTCATCACGACGGCGCACGTCTTCGCCCGCTTCATCTCCATCCTCAACATCCACGCGGGTGTCAAGACGGGTCACCAGCCCGACACCAAGCAGCTCCTCCCCGCGCTCGGCTCGTTCAAGCCCACCTTCCTGCTGGCCGTGCCGCGCGTGTTCGAGAAGGTGTACAACTCGGCCGAGCAGAAGGCAGAGGCCGGCGGCAAGGGCAAGATCTTCCGCGCCGCCGCGCACACCGCGATCGAGCACTCGCGGCTGCTGCAGGAGGGCCGGAAGGTGCCGTTCGGCACGAAGATCAAGTTCACGCTGTTCGACAAGCTCGTCTACAGCAAGCTGCGCACGGCGATGGGCGGCAACGTCACCTACGCCGTGTCGGGTTCAGCGCCGCTCGGCCCCCGCCTCGGGCACTTCTTCCACAGCCTGGGCGTCACGATCCTCGAAGGCTACGGCCTCACCGAGACGACCGCGCCGGCGACCGTCAACCTCGCCAACAAGTCGAAGATCGGCACCGTCGGACCCGTGCTCCCCGGCATCGGCATCCGGCTCGCCGAGGACGGCGAGGTCGAGGTGCGCGGCATCAACGTCTTCAAGGAGTACTGGCGCAATCCCGAGGCGACCGCGGCGGCGTTCGACGACGACTGGTTCAAGACGGGCGACCTGGGCGCCTTCGACGACGAGGGCTTCCTCACGATCACCGGTCGCAAGAAGGAGATCATCGTGACCGCCGGAGGCAAGAACGTCGCCCCCGCCGCGCTCGAGGACCCGATCCGCGCCAACCCGATCGTCGGCCAGGTGGTCGTCGTGGGCGATCAGAAGCCGTTCATCTCGGCACTGATCACGCTCGACCCCGAGATGCTGCCGACGTGGCTGTCGAACAACGGCCTCGCGGCCGACATGCCGCTCACCGAGGCCGCCAAGAACGACGCCGTCCGCGCCGAGGTGCAGCGCGCGATCGACGAGGCCAACAAGCACGTCTCGCGCGCCGAGTCGATCCGCAAGTTCACGATCCTGCCCACCGAGTGGACCGAGGCGAGCGGACACCTGACGCCCAAGATGAGCATCAAGCGCAATGTGATCCTCACCGACTTCGCCGGCGACATCGAGGAGATCTACGCCGTGCCGGTGAACACGACGAACGTCTCGCTCAGCTGAGACGCGTCCCTCGCCTGTCGTCGAGCGACACTTCGATTCGCTTCGCTCGCTCAGTGCGGGTCTCCGCGAGACGAAACGCCCCGAACCGACGCGATGTCGCTGGTTCGGGGCGTTTCGTCTCGGTCGCTGCGCTTCTCTCGCTCAACGAACGGGTATGTCAGAACCAGTCGGACTCCCGGATCTCGCGCATCGCGACGCGGCGCTCCTCGGGCGTGAGGCGATCGAGGTAGAGCGTGCCGTCGAGATGGTCGGTCTCGTGCTGCAGGGCCTGGGCGAGCAGCCCCTCCCCCTCGAGCACGATCTCGTTGCCGTCGAGGTCGATGCCGACGACCTTGGCCCACGGGTACCGCACCGCGTCGTGCCAGAGACCGGGCACCGACAGGCACCCTTCGCCGATCGGCTCGGGCTCGCCCGACACCTCGACCAGCACGGGGTTGAGCACGTACCCGATGTCGCCGTCGATGTTGTAGCTGAACGCGCGTACGCCGACGCCGATCTGCGGGGCCGCCACGCCGGCGCGGCCGGGCAGCTCGACGGTGTCGAGCAGGTCGCGCACGAGCGCACGCACGCCGTCATCGATCCCCTCGATCGGGGCGCACACGGACTTCAGGACGGGGTCGCCGAACAGGCGGATGGGACGGACTGCCATCGGATGCCTCAGGCCGCGGTCGCGTGCGAACGCAGGCCCTCGACGACCGCGGCGGCGAGTTCGCGGGCGGCGAGGCGCGTCGCCGGCTGCAGATCCTTGAAGACGATGCCGCTGCCGGCCGCGATGTGCGCGTCGTACGGAACCCGGACGACCTTGCGCACGCGCGTGCGGAAGTGCGCGTCGAGCTCGTCGAGCTGCACGAGCGGCTGCCCGGGCCGCGCGTTGTTGAGCACCACGACGGCGCCGCGCACCTTGTCGGCGTAGCCGTTGGTCTCGAGCCACGTGAGCGTCTCGGAGGCGAGACGCGCCTCGTCGACGCTGAGGCCGGCGACGATCACGAGCTGGTCGGCGAGGTCGAGCGTCGCACCCATCACCGAGTGGACGATGCCGGTGCCGGTGTCGGTGAGCACGACCGAGTAGTAGTGGGCGGCGAGCGCGGCGACGTTGCGGTAGTCGGAGTCGTTGAACGCCTCGGACACCCGCGGGTCGGAGTCGGACGCGACGACGTCGAGGCGGGTCTCGTCACGGGCGACGATGTTCGACAGGTCGTTGAACCCGACGACGTCGCCGCTCACGCGCACGAGGTCGCGCACGGTCTTGCCGCTCTCGCGCGAGATGCGCTCGGCGAGCGTGCCGCGGTCGGGGTTGGCGTCCACCGCGATGACGCGGTCGTCGCGGGCGTCGGCCAGGGCCATGCCGAGGAGCGTCGTGACGGTCGTCTTGCCGACGCCGCCCTTGCGCGAGAGCACCGGCACGAAGCGGGCGCCGCCCGCCAGCGGCGCGGCGATCCGGCGGTCGAGCTCCTTGCGCGCCCGGGCGCGCTTGCTGTCGCCGAGGTTGATGCGGCGCCCCGAGACGGAGTAGACGAGGTGCTGCCACATGCCTTCGGGCTCGGAGCGCACCACCTGGTGCGGGTCGAGCAGCCGGTCGGCGGTGAGGAGGTCGGCGGTCTCACGGTCGGCCTCGAACTCGCCGAGGCGCTTCGAGGTGAGCGAGACGCCCGTCGCCGGGAAGGCCCGCTCGACGGCCCGGTCCGCCGGGCGCGTGGGTGCGGG comes from Microbacterium cremeum and encodes:
- a CDS encoding class II 3-deoxy-7-phosphoheptulonate synthase; translated protein: MLQQLDALDHWRNLPIKQQPQWPDVDAVAAVSEELATLPPLVFAGEVDNLRDRLARAASGNAFLLQGGDCAETFAGATAEQIRNRIKTVLQMAVVLTYGASMPVVKMGRMAGQFAKPRSSDTETRGDVTLPAYRGDIVNGYDFTEGSRQADPQRLLKGYHTAASTINLIRAFTQGGFADLREVHSWNKGFAQNPANQAYERMASEIDRAIRFMEAAGADFDELKRVEFYTGHEGLLMDYERPMTRIDSRTNTPYNTSAHFLWVGERTRELDGAHVDYFSKIRNPIGVKLGPTTSPETALALIDKLDPNREPGRLTFITRMGAGKIRDALPPLLEAVRDSGATPLWVTDPMHGNGITTPTGYKTRRFDDVVDEVRGFFEAHRAVGTFPGGIHVELTGDDVTECLGGSEQIDEATLATRYESLCDPRLNHMQSLELAFLVAEELEKR
- a CDS encoding lysophospholipid acyltransferase family protein encodes the protein MFYWLMKYVVIGPIVKAIWRPWIVGRRNVPAEGAAILASNHLSFVDSIFLPLMIDRPVAFLAKSDYFTGKGLKGWATRMFFKATGQIPIDRSGGKASEASLNTGLQVLGRGDLLGIYPEGTRSPDGKLYRGRTGIARMALEAHVPVVPVVMVDTDTMMPIGTRVPRIARVGVVIGEPLDFSRFEGMEGDRYILRSVTDEIMVALQRLGEQEYEDVYASTVKDRLTVKSR
- a CDS encoding ROK family glucokinase, which gives rise to MLKVGIDIGGTKIAGGVVDSDGRIVEKVRVDTPADTGALAAAVIDMARHFRATHDVAAVGVAAAGFIDRDRATVIHAPNIAWHNEPLKARLEAGIGLPVAIENDANAAGWAEYRFGAGRGVGHMVMLTMGTGVGGAIVLDGELFRGGHGIAAELGHMRFVRGGLLCGCGQSGCLEQYASGRALQREANEIADAGGIGVALAQLRAENGTISGPAVSRLVLAGDPGATEALRRVATALGEACGGFQAVLDPELFVIGGGVAQLGEDLLAPVRLAYETSLPGYGDRPVAGFAIAQLVNDAGLIGAADLAAAEG
- a CDS encoding AMP-dependent synthetase/ligase, translated to MIQFEVPAIVPADPQANITDLLVERVKQTPDLALFSVPDGEGWRDITAAEFQKQVVALAKGFAAAGIEPGDKVGFIARTTYDWTLVDFALFYAGAVMVPIYETSSPAQISWNLSDSGAIAVITESPDHTARVAEVRGELPLIRSAWEMHSGDLDKLVAEGASVSDDEIERRRNIAVGADIATLIYTSGSTGRPKGCVLTHSNFVELSRNSAKALHEVVETPGASTLLFITTAHVFARFISILNIHAGVKTGHQPDTKQLLPALGSFKPTFLLAVPRVFEKVYNSAEQKAEAGGKGKIFRAAAHTAIEHSRLLQEGRKVPFGTKIKFTLFDKLVYSKLRTAMGGNVTYAVSGSAPLGPRLGHFFHSLGVTILEGYGLTETTAPATVNLANKSKIGTVGPVLPGIGIRLAEDGEVEVRGINVFKEYWRNPEATAAAFDDDWFKTGDLGAFDDEGFLTITGRKKEIIVTAGGKNVAPAALEDPIRANPIVGQVVVVGDQKPFISALITLDPEMLPTWLSNNGLAADMPLTEAAKNDAVRAEVQRAIDEANKHVSRAESIRKFTILPTEWTEASGHLTPKMSIKRNVILTDFAGDIEEIYAVPVNTTNVSLS
- the def gene encoding peptide deformylase — its product is MAVRPIRLFGDPVLKSVCAPIEGIDDGVRALVRDLLDTVELPGRAGVAAPQIGVGVRAFSYNIDGDIGYVLNPVLVEVSGEPEPIGEGCLSVPGLWHDAVRYPWAKVVGIDLDGNEIVLEGEGLLAQALQHETDHLDGTLYLDRLTPEERRVAMREIRESDWF
- a CDS encoding MinD/ParA family ATP-binding protein encodes the protein MTPDRPDHTPDEPENGVLSDTGSLDTTGLGILGGGTAQVNVELPTESDDDLADDDVIGDEMPFVVEIPADADLPVTMTLAAEPSAETAEAEIVDVSDPEEWTVEGAGFADAGVAEDIADADEVFEEIETVVPAPAVQPEAAAGPTRPEAPRDAPAVRGGGVGTVDDVESAAVDAAVAEFEGADFDVAEFDDVEFEDVAFDAVASGDVAVNDETAEDPMTAGTPSDSEGASGMSGPAAEPKPAEAEPFPAAASRRETGPAPTRPADRAVERAFPATGVSLTSKRLGEFEADRETADLLTADRLLDPHQVVRSEPEGMWQHLVYSVSGRRINLGDSKRARARKELDRRIAAPLAGGARFVPVLSRKGGVGKTTVTTLLGMALADARDDRVIAVDANPDRGTLAERISRESGKTVRDLVRVSGDVVGFNDLSNIVARDETRLDVVASDSDPRVSEAFNDSDYRNVAALAAHYYSVVLTDTGTGIVHSVMGATLDLADQLVIVAGLSVDEARLASETLTWLETNGYADKVRGAVVVLNNARPGQPLVQLDELDAHFRTRVRKVVRVPYDAHIAAGSGIVFKDLQPATRLAARELAAAVVEGLRSHATAA